Proteins from a genomic interval of Capsicum annuum cultivar UCD-10X-F1 chromosome 4, UCD10Xv1.1, whole genome shotgun sequence:
- the LOC107868311 gene encoding cysteine-rich receptor-like protein kinase 10 — protein sequence MFNPQNVSDPKRFLSLLGSTMDEIASVAANENDRSGRKFATKEANFSSLERVYSLAQCTPDLSESSCDSCLRFAIGNLPSDGKKGGRVIFPSCNVRYETYSFYNITAVAPPPPPPVRGTPPPPSISNSSSSDGGKGGIASGVIVAIVVPIVVSVLLFIFGFCG from the exons ATGTTCAATCCGCAGAATGTTAGTGATCCGAAAAGGTTCTTGTCACTGCTCGGGAGCACGATGGATGAAATAGCAAGTGTGGCTGCAAATGAAAATGATCGTTCGGGGAGAAAATTTGCTACTAAAGAAGCCAATTTTTCATCGCTTGAAAGAGTTTATTCGCTTGCGCAATGCACTCCTGATCTGTCTGAATCTTCTTGTGATAGTTGCCTGAGATTTGCTATTGGGAATCTACCGAGTGATGGAAAGAAAGGCGGTAGAGTTATCTTCCCCAGCTGTAATGTTAGGTATGAGACGTATTCTTTTTATAACATTACTGCTGTCGCGCCACCACCTCCACCACCAGTTCGCGGTACTCCTCCTCCTCCTTCGATATCCAATTCTTCAAGCAGCGATGGAG GAAAAGGGGGAATTGCATCTGGTGTAATCGTTGCCATAGTTGTTCCAATTGTTGTTTCAGTTCTACTATTTATATTCGGTTTTTGTGGCTAA